A genomic window from Deinococcus detaillensis includes:
- the dnaE gene encoding DNA polymerase III subunit alpha produces MTATDQSVSHLHLPDGSCCAPSADKVQRFAHLHQHTQYSLLDGAAKLKDLLKWAKEVTPEGCAPAMAMTDHGNMHGAVHFYNYAQAAEVKPILGYEAYVVPGHGTRRDRKPGISGEKGIFHLTLLARDFEGYQNLCRLSSRGYTEGYYYKPRIDHELLTEHHKGIIAFSGCLGSEVQQLLMQGREAEAKARLLWYQDLFGENYYIEIQDHGLPEQKRNNPILKAWADELGIGMVATNDGHYVKKTDATAHETLLAIQTKAVMADENRFKFPCDEFYVKSLDEMQLALPPSVWGEQVFDNAANVADLCNVDLPVGKKRVYQMPALPIPEGRTMAEELRVQTYAGSVKRYPHHVTEALLREYATRSLAALEVDERERVLSRTDSCDAATCDLDTLLTLTAFMGSEWEARGKAAGEKYTPYPALEVMEKNAESGPIPDYACLDWQRSKGEASDTAIELDPGSEEETTCRAHHQHALVLLRRAEYELSVINNMGFPDYLLIVADYINWAKDHGISVGPGRGSGAGSIVCYAIRITNLDPLEFDLLFERFLNPDRISMPDLDIDFNDARRIEVIDYVQKKYGEDKVAQISTFGTMASKACLKDVARVMGLEYAKVDKVSKLIPIKFGKSFSLEQARDAVPDIQQLLAEDKQLLEAYEFAQQLEGLTRHASVHAAGVVIGKEKLTDLVPVMRDASGIGMVCQYDMKAVEDIGLIKMDFLGLRTLSFLDQAKRILRESQPEYKTQDIDFDTIPFDDEKTFEMLSRGDTKGVFQLEGAGIADASRRLKPRRLADIIALSALYRPGPMENIPTYVRRHHGLETVDYVRDGFPNSAQWLEKILSETYGIPVYQEQIMQIASEVAGFSLGGADLLRRAMGKKDTAEMARQRQIFVEGAGGKGVPKEEANKLFDLLDSFANYGFNKSHSAAYGVITYQTAWLKANYPVEFMAALLTVERRDSDKVAEYASDARKMGVEVLPPDINQSGADFRVHGTQIYFGLYALKGLGEAAVVKILDERERAGVYKSFADFCSRIDNKTCNRKGLESLIKSGAFDAFGERKQLLESLEDALAWAQGAANMLNSGMDALFGMAETAPEPKLREGVPPLGELEKLSLEKDALGLYISGHPLEQYEGLREAATVRIAVLEDWFMAQIQKQPQKASANGRGPRVKAVLAGMIENVVKKPTKSGGMMARFNLADESATIELVGFSRAYDRIQDKLVNDTPALVIVEIESEEGGLRVVAEEVVTAEQLIDVPKVMYVDIDLEQTSPDALSEFQSVLDEHAGSMPTFLRMEGGEEFVVYQLERPVGSSDAIRALNTTFAWSKSYLAYDQATILSRFAPKPPAWASRQGGGKGFQA; encoded by the coding sequence ATGACCGCCACCGACCAATCTGTTTCCCATCTCCACTTGCCCGACGGCTCTTGCTGCGCTCCCAGCGCTGATAAAGTGCAGCGGTTTGCCCACCTGCACCAGCACACCCAATACAGCCTCCTCGACGGCGCGGCCAAGCTCAAGGACTTGCTGAAATGGGCCAAAGAAGTGACGCCCGAAGGGTGTGCGCCAGCGATGGCCATGACCGATCACGGCAATATGCACGGCGCGGTGCATTTTTACAACTACGCGCAGGCCGCCGAAGTCAAGCCGATTTTGGGTTACGAGGCCTACGTCGTGCCCGGACACGGTACACGGCGCGACAGAAAGCCCGGCATCAGCGGCGAGAAGGGCATCTTCCATTTGACGTTGCTGGCCCGCGACTTCGAGGGCTACCAAAACCTCTGCCGCCTGAGCAGCCGTGGCTATACCGAAGGGTATTACTATAAGCCGCGCATTGACCATGAACTGCTGACTGAACATCACAAGGGCATCATCGCTTTTTCAGGCTGCCTCGGCAGTGAAGTGCAGCAGCTCTTGATGCAAGGCCGCGAAGCCGAAGCCAAAGCAAGACTACTGTGGTATCAGGATTTGTTCGGCGAGAATTATTATATCGAAATTCAAGACCACGGCTTGCCTGAGCAAAAGAGAAATAATCCGATTCTGAAAGCCTGGGCTGACGAACTCGGCATCGGCATGGTGGCGACCAATGACGGCCACTATGTCAAGAAAACCGACGCCACCGCCCACGAAACGTTGCTCGCCATCCAAACCAAAGCGGTGATGGCCGATGAAAACCGGTTCAAGTTTCCTTGCGACGAGTTTTATGTCAAGTCGCTGGACGAAATGCAACTTGCTCTGCCGCCGTCGGTGTGGGGTGAGCAAGTCTTTGACAATGCCGCCAACGTTGCCGATTTGTGCAATGTGGATTTGCCCGTGGGCAAAAAACGGGTGTATCAGATGCCGGCCCTACCCATTCCCGAAGGCCGGACTATGGCCGAGGAATTGCGCGTCCAAACGTACGCTGGCAGTGTCAAACGCTACCCGCACCACGTCACCGAAGCGCTGCTGCGTGAGTACGCCACGCGGAGTCTGGCGGCGCTGGAAGTAGACGAGCGCGAGCGGGTGTTGTCGCGCACGGACAGCTGCGACGCAGCCACTTGCGACTTAGATACCCTGCTGACCCTGACCGCTTTCATGGGCAGCGAGTGGGAAGCGCGTGGGAAGGCAGCAGGCGAAAAGTACACGCCCTATCCGGCCCTCGAAGTCATGGAAAAGAACGCTGAATCTGGCCCAATCCCCGACTATGCCTGCTTGGATTGGCAGCGCTCCAAAGGGGAAGCCAGCGATACGGCCATTGAATTAGACCCCGGCAGCGAAGAAGAAACGACCTGCCGCGCCCATCATCAACACGCGCTCGTTTTGCTGCGCCGCGCCGAATACGAACTGAGTGTCATCAATAATATGGGCTTTCCCGATTATCTGCTGATCGTGGCCGATTACATCAACTGGGCCAAAGATCACGGGATCAGCGTGGGCCCGGGGCGTGGTTCGGGAGCTGGATCTATCGTCTGTTATGCTATTCGTATCACCAATCTCGATCCGCTTGAATTTGACTTGCTGTTTGAGCGCTTCCTTAATCCTGACCGCATCTCCATGCCTGATTTGGACATCGATTTCAACGACGCTCGCCGCATAGAAGTAATCGACTATGTTCAAAAGAAATACGGCGAAGACAAAGTCGCTCAGATTTCTACCTTCGGAACGATGGCTTCTAAGGCCTGTCTTAAAGACGTGGCCCGCGTGATGGGTCTCGAATACGCCAAAGTGGATAAAGTCAGTAAGTTGATTCCCATTAAATTCGGCAAGAGCTTTTCTTTAGAGCAGGCCCGCGACGCTGTACCCGATATTCAGCAACTGCTGGCCGAGGACAAGCAACTTTTAGAAGCCTACGAATTTGCCCAGCAACTCGAAGGTTTGACCCGTCACGCTTCAGTACACGCGGCGGGTGTGGTCATCGGCAAGGAAAAACTCACCGACTTGGTGCCGGTCATGCGTGACGCTTCCGGCATCGGCATGGTCTGTCAGTACGACATGAAAGCAGTGGAAGACATCGGTCTGATCAAGATGGACTTCCTCGGCCTGCGTACTTTGTCATTTTTAGATCAAGCCAAGCGGATTTTGCGTGAATCGCAGCCAGAATATAAGACACAAGATATAGATTTCGACACCATTCCTTTTGACGACGAAAAGACCTTTGAAATGCTCAGCCGGGGCGACACCAAAGGGGTCTTTCAATTGGAAGGCGCAGGCATTGCCGACGCTTCCCGCCGCCTCAAGCCGCGCCGCTTGGCCGACATCATCGCACTCTCGGCACTTTACCGGCCTGGCCCGATGGAAAATATTCCCACGTATGTTCGCCGCCATCACGGTTTAGAGACAGTGGACTATGTGCGCGACGGGTTTCCCAATTCGGCTCAGTGGTTAGAGAAGATTTTGTCGGAAACTTACGGTATTCCGGTTTATCAAGAGCAAATCATGCAGATCGCTTCAGAAGTGGCAGGATTCAGCTTGGGCGGCGCGGATTTGCTGCGCCGGGCGATGGGTAAGAAAGATACGGCGGAAATGGCCCGTCAGCGTCAGATTTTCGTCGAGGGTGCAGGCGGTAAAGGCGTACCCAAAGAAGAAGCCAATAAGCTGTTTGATTTGCTGGATTCGTTTGCGAACTACGGATTCAACAAAAGTCATAGTGCCGCTTATGGTGTGATTACATATCAAACCGCCTGGCTCAAAGCAAATTACCCGGTTGAATTTATGGCGGCCCTTCTAACTGTTGAGAGGCGTGATTCGGACAAAGTGGCCGAGTACGCCAGCGACGCCCGCAAAATGGGTGTGGAAGTCTTGCCACCCGATATCAACCAATCGGGCGCGGACTTCAGAGTTCACGGCACGCAGATCTACTTCGGCCTCTACGCTCTCAAAGGACTGGGTGAAGCCGCCGTGGTCAAGATTCTGGACGAGCGTGAACGGGCGGGGGTGTACAAATCGTTCGCCGATTTCTGCTCACGCATCGACAACAAAACCTGCAACCGCAAGGGCCTGGAAAGCCTGATCAAATCGGGGGCCTTCGACGCCTTCGGGGAGCGCAAGCAGCTCTTGGAAAGCTTAGAAGACGCTCTGGCTTGGGCACAGGGCGCGGCGAATATGCTCAATTCGGGAATGGACGCGCTGTTTGGGATGGCGGAGACGGCCCCCGAACCCAAGCTGCGCGAGGGCGTGCCGCCGCTGGGCGAGTTGGAGAAGCTCAGCTTGGAAAAAGACGCGCTGGGCCTCTATATTTCCGGCCACCCGCTGGAGCAGTACGAGGGACTGCGTGAGGCGGCCACCGTCCGGATTGCCGTGCTGGAGGACTGGTTCATGGCCCAAATCCAAAAGCAACCGCAGAAGGCCAGCGCCAATGGGCGTGGCCCCCGCGTTAAGGCGGTCCTGGCGGGCATGATCGAGAACGTGGTCAAGAAGCCCACCAAATCCGGCGGGATGATGGCCCGTTTCAACCTCGCCGACGAGAGCGCCACCATCGAACTGGTCGGATTCAGCCGCGCTTACGACCGGATTCAGGACAAACTGGTGAACGACACGCCCGCCCTGGTCATCGTAGAAATTGAGAGCGAGGAGGGCGGCCTGCGCGTGGTGGCCGAGGAAGTCGTGACCGCCGAGCAACTGATCGACGTGCCCAAAGTCATGTACGTGGACATTGATCTGGAGCAGACCAGTCCCGACGCACTCAGCGAGTTTCAGAGTGTGCTGGACGAACACGCCGGGAGTATGCCGACCTTCCTGCGGATGGAGGGCGGCGAGGAATTCGTGGTGTATCAGCTCGAGCGGCCTGTGGGCAGCAGCGACGCCATTCGGGCACTGAACACGACCTTCGCCTGGAGCAAGTCGTATCTGGCCTACGATCAGGCCACCATTCTCAGCCGCTTCGCGCCCAAGCCGCCCGCATGGGCGAGTAGGCAGGGGGGAGGGAAGGGTTTTCAGGCGTGA
- a CDS encoding DUF2270 domain-containing protein: MPRVAPPSTSPQPLTAASYSTNEANALIHLYRAEVGKMTAYRQRLDMTTNWSVVTTAGLASFALGDDNNSHVVFLFAMLMNYFFLHLEARRFRTFEISHHRTRIMERFFYPAMLGDKVDPNWHQLLLGELAKPRSPMNRWDSLGWRLRRNYLWIYVGILIAWIAKLDTVRSKQQIFTPISLIDAAHIGTFPGWGVWVLVGVFYAYLLRLAVTAGRAYPLEEG, encoded by the coding sequence GTGCCCCGCGTCGCGCCCCCTTCCACCTCGCCACAGCCGCTGACGGCGGCGAGTTACAGCACCAATGAAGCCAACGCGCTGATTCACCTCTACCGCGCTGAGGTCGGCAAAATGACGGCTTACCGCCAGCGCCTCGACATGACCACCAACTGGTCGGTGGTGACAACGGCGGGCCTGGCGAGCTTCGCGCTGGGCGACGATAACAACAGCCACGTGGTGTTTTTGTTCGCCATGCTGATGAATTACTTTTTTTTGCACCTGGAAGCGCGGCGCTTCCGCACCTTCGAAATCAGCCACCACCGTACCCGAATTATGGAAAGGTTTTTTTATCCGGCGATGCTGGGCGACAAAGTGGATCCGAATTGGCACCAGCTTTTGCTCGGCGAACTGGCCAAGCCGCGCAGCCCGATGAACCGCTGGGACTCGCTGGGCTGGCGGCTGCGGCGCAATTATCTGTGGATTTACGTGGGTATTTTGATCGCTTGGATTGCCAAACTCGATACGGTTCGCAGCAAGCAGCAGATTTTTACCCCGATCTCTTTAATCGACGCCGCTCACATCGGCACCTTTCCGGGCTGGGGCGTGTGGGTTTTGGTGGGGGTGTTTTACGCTTATCTGCTGCGGCTGGCGGTCACGGCGGGCCGGGCCTACCCGCTCGAAGAAGGCTGA
- the mutY gene encoding A/G-specific adenine glycosylase, whose amino-acid sequence MNGSAQLKKLRAALLAWFDRSARDLPWRMVDAAGKRDPYRVWVSEILLQQTQVVRGRIYFENFVEQFPSVEALAAAPLEAVLKAWEGCGYYARARNLHKAAARMAAEGIPTTYVGWLALPGVGPYTAAAISSLAYGEARAVNDGNVRRVLSRLHAEAQPTAAWVQQQADTLLDSQRPGDWNEALMDLGATVCLPKTPNCPACPLTAQCAAFQSGAPNLYPLPKPAAKVKAVEAVALLIGDAECAYLEQRGGTLLGGLYGLPLEEGSIQTALPRLLERLSAHSPQLLGTVSHSMTHRQITLHVYAAQASQERQQVAQRPLSRLDHKALGLLPPQGAVQVRLL is encoded by the coding sequence ATGAACGGCTCCGCACAACTTAAAAAGCTCCGGGCAGCGCTGCTGGCTTGGTTTGATCGCTCGGCCCGTGATTTGCCGTGGCGAATGGTTGACGCGGCGGGGAAGCGCGATCCTTACCGCGTCTGGGTCAGTGAGATTTTGCTGCAGCAGACCCAAGTGGTGCGGGGCCGAATCTATTTTGAGAACTTCGTCGAGCAGTTTCCCAGCGTGGAAGCGCTGGCCGCTGCGCCGCTGGAAGCTGTACTCAAAGCTTGGGAGGGCTGCGGCTACTACGCCCGTGCCCGCAACCTCCACAAAGCGGCGGCGCGGATGGCGGCTGAGGGAATCCCCACGACCTACGTCGGCTGGCTGGCCTTGCCGGGGGTGGGGCCGTACACGGCAGCGGCCATCAGCAGCTTGGCTTACGGCGAAGCGCGGGCGGTCAACGACGGCAACGTTCGGCGGGTGCTGTCGCGCCTGCACGCAGAAGCCCAGCCCACTGCCGCTTGGGTGCAGCAGCAAGCCGATACGCTGCTCGACTCCCAGCGGCCCGGCGACTGGAACGAAGCGCTGATGGATTTGGGCGCGACGGTCTGCCTTCCCAAGACGCCCAACTGCCCGGCTTGCCCGTTGACCGCCCAGTGCGCCGCCTTCCAGAGCGGTGCGCCGAACCTCTATCCGCTGCCCAAGCCCGCCGCCAAAGTCAAAGCGGTGGAAGCGGTGGCGTTGCTGATCGGTGACGCCGAATGCGCTTATCTGGAACAACGCGGCGGCACGCTGCTGGGCGGTCTGTACGGCTTGCCGTTAGAAGAAGGCAGCATCCAAACCGCTTTGCCGCGCTTGCTGGAGCGCCTCTCGGCCCACTCGCCGCAGCTTCTCGGCACGGTCAGCCACAGCATGACCCACCGCCAGATCACGCTGCACGTCTACGCTGCGCAGGCCAGCCAAGAGCGCCAGCAAGTCGCCCAGCGCCCCCTTTCGCGCTTAGATCACAAGGCTTTGGGACTGCTACCCCCGCAAGGCGCGGTGCAAGTACGGCTGCTTTAA
- a CDS encoding isoprenyl transferase: MSTRSKSSNSLIRSGAKTALKLRDAAATPLYWWYAQHLERQVKAHARLPQHLGLILDGNRRFAKVAGMQRELGYEFGIDKAHEVLQWCLELGIPVATIWVLSTDNVKRDPAEVAHLMKLFEREARNLSIDKRIHGNRVRVRAIGQHHDFPAEVTAALGELEEKTCHYDGMLLNIAVGYGGREEIVDAVKAHLDTQSAAGRSVAEVAAELHPDHLSAQMYTTGVPDPDFIIRTSGEIRLSGFMLWQSVYSEFYFCDVYWPGFRRVDFLRALRDFQDRKRRFGK, encoded by the coding sequence GTGAGTACCCGCAGTAAAAGCAGCAACAGCCTCATTCGCAGCGGAGCCAAAACCGCCCTGAAACTGCGCGACGCTGCCGCCACGCCGCTGTATTGGTGGTACGCCCAGCACCTCGAGCGTCAAGTCAAGGCACACGCCCGTTTGCCGCAGCATCTCGGCCTGATTTTGGACGGCAATCGCCGTTTTGCCAAAGTTGCCGGAATGCAGCGCGAACTCGGCTACGAATTTGGCATTGACAAGGCCCACGAGGTGTTGCAGTGGTGCTTGGAGCTCGGTATCCCGGTGGCGACCATCTGGGTGCTGAGCACCGACAACGTCAAGCGTGACCCCGCCGAAGTGGCCCACTTGATGAAGCTGTTTGAGCGCGAAGCCCGCAATTTATCGATTGACAAGCGCATTCACGGCAACAGGGTGCGGGTGCGGGCGATTGGGCAGCACCACGACTTTCCCGCCGAGGTGACGGCGGCGCTCGGCGAGTTGGAGGAAAAAACCTGCCACTACGACGGCATGCTGCTCAATATCGCGGTGGGATACGGCGGGCGCGAAGAGATCGTGGACGCCGTCAAAGCGCACTTGGACACCCAGAGCGCGGCGGGCCGCAGCGTAGCCGAAGTCGCCGCCGAGCTGCATCCTGACCACCTCAGCGCCCAGATGTACACCACAGGCGTGCCCGACCCCGATTTTATTATCCGCACTTCCGGCGAGATTCGGCTGTCGGGTTTTATGCTGTGGCAAAGCGTCTACAGCGAGTTTTATTTTTGCGATGTTTACTGGCCGGGCTTCCGCCGTGTGGACTTTTTGCGTGCTTTGCGCGACTTCCAGGATCGCAAACGGCGATTTGGGAAGTAA
- a CDS encoding AbrB/MazE/SpoVT family DNA-binding domain-containing protein, which translates to MSLKDETLYATLTDEGQLTLPKVLRDELHLSAGDKVALRLRGGEVVLQPAARTPRDLSAFIGILKIEGSAEELISEMRHTPEERRDLQAATGQNRIIKRSGQ; encoded by the coding sequence ATGAGTCTGAAAGATGAAACGCTGTACGCCACCTTGACGGATGAGGGCCAACTCACCTTGCCCAAAGTGTTGCGTGACGAACTTCATCTGAGTGCGGGTGACAAAGTGGCGCTGCGTTTGCGGGGCGGTGAAGTGGTGTTGCAGCCTGCGGCGCGGACGCCACGTGATCTGAGCGCTTTTATTGGCATTCTGAAGATTGAGGGCAGTGCTGAGGAACTCATTAGCGAAATGCGGCACACACCGGAGGAGCGACGCGATTTGCAAGCGGCAACAGGACAAAATAGGATTATCAAACGTAGCGGTCAATAA
- a CDS encoding response regulator transcription factor — protein MIRILLAEDQALVLGALSALLSLEDDIDVVGGAANGEQALELALSLKPDVLVTDIEMPRMSGLDLAAKVRESLPSARVIIVTTFARSGYLRRALDVGARGYLLKDAPAAELADAIRRVHAGGRAIDPTLAEGAWEAESPLTERERQVLAAAESGASTAAMAQMLKLSEGTVRNYLSEAIGKLGAGGRVEAAKAAREKGWL, from the coding sequence ATGATTCGTATTCTGCTGGCTGAAGATCAGGCGCTGGTGCTGGGCGCACTCTCGGCCCTGTTGTCGCTGGAAGATGACATAGACGTGGTGGGCGGCGCGGCGAACGGTGAGCAAGCGCTAGAACTGGCCCTTTCACTCAAGCCGGACGTCCTCGTGACCGACATCGAAATGCCCCGGATGAGCGGGCTGGATTTGGCCGCTAAGGTGCGTGAGTCCCTGCCCAGTGCCCGCGTCATCATCGTGACCACCTTTGCCCGCAGCGGTTACCTGCGCCGCGCCCTGGATGTGGGGGCACGCGGCTACCTGCTCAAAGACGCGCCCGCCGCCGAACTTGCCGACGCCATTCGCCGGGTTCACGCGGGCGGACGGGCGATTGATCCCACGCTGGCCGAGGGAGCCTGGGAAGCCGAGTCGCCGCTGACCGAGCGCGAGCGCCAAGTCTTGGCCGCCGCCGAAAGTGGAGCCAGCACCGCCGCGATGGCCCAGATGCTCAAGCTCTCGGAAGGCACGGTCAGGAATTATCTGTCGGAAGCGATTGGCAAACTCGGCGCGGGGGGAAGGGTGGAAGCAGCGAAAGCGGCGCGGGAAAAGGGGTGGCTGTGA
- a CDS encoding sensor histidine kinase, with product MPSERKQEKWGRFWRLFPLVWLVYLYFPISGVLSSSTPGTFKLLTVLGVGVFVWLWTQLYNQREARVRHVRHSETHQFWVLAAYLWCLVMFAGLTLLPGVLSGNGFTFLVYGAAVAGFQRSFRVALWGLIGVVFAMFVPGWLGAAPLGIFDIVQVLLLSSFAMYGNHAGFRQGISQQRLEEVQLEKEKLAADAERERIARDLHDLLGHTLSVIVLKSELASKLAEKNPARAAQEIREVERISREALSEVRAAVQGYKGSGLSAELARSKVALDAAGVRLILERPPLELPPATEAGLSMVLREAVTNVVRHARAKTCTIRIEEQESAYWLEVTDDGVGGETPEGSGLTGMRERVRALGGELKREGESGTRLSAKFPIQTPSALPNLGKVRA from the coding sequence ATGCCGTCCGAACGAAAACAGGAAAAATGGGGACGCTTCTGGCGTCTCTTTCCGCTGGTCTGGCTGGTGTATCTGTATTTTCCCATCTCGGGAGTGCTCAGCAGCAGTACGCCGGGAACCTTCAAGCTGCTCACGGTGCTGGGCGTGGGCGTGTTCGTCTGGTTGTGGACGCAGCTCTACAACCAGCGCGAGGCCCGCGTCCGGCATGTTCGGCACTCCGAGACGCACCAATTCTGGGTGCTGGCGGCCTACTTGTGGTGCTTGGTGATGTTCGCCGGACTCACGCTGCTGCCCGGCGTGCTCAGCGGCAACGGCTTCACTTTTCTGGTTTACGGAGCCGCCGTCGCCGGATTTCAGCGCAGCTTCCGGGTGGCGCTATGGGGGCTGATCGGCGTGGTGTTTGCCATGTTCGTGCCGGGCTGGTTAGGGGCGGCTCCGCTGGGCATATTTGACATCGTGCAGGTGCTGCTGCTCTCCAGTTTCGCCATGTACGGCAACCACGCCGGATTTCGTCAGGGCATTTCTCAGCAGCGCTTGGAAGAAGTGCAGCTGGAAAAAGAGAAGCTGGCCGCCGACGCCGAGCGCGAACGGATTGCCCGCGACCTCCACGATCTGCTGGGCCACACCCTCAGCGTGATCGTGCTCAAGAGCGAACTGGCCAGCAAGTTGGCCGAGAAAAATCCGGCGCGGGCCGCTCAGGAAATCCGCGAGGTGGAGCGCATCTCCCGCGAAGCGCTGAGCGAAGTCCGCGCCGCCGTGCAGGGCTACAAAGGCAGCGGCCTGAGCGCCGAACTGGCCCGCAGCAAAGTGGCTCTCGACGCGGCGGGCGTGCGGCTGATTCTGGAGCGGCCCCCGCTGGAACTGCCGCCCGCCACCGAAGCGGGCCTGAGCATGGTGCTGCGCGAAGCCGTGACCAACGTGGTCAGGCACGCCCGCGCCAAAACCTGCACCATCCGGATTGAAGAGCAGGAAAGCGCGTACTGGTTGGAAGTCACCGACGACGGAGTAGGCGGCGAGACCCCTGAGGGCAGCGGTTTGACTGGAATGCGCGAGCGGGTGCGGGCGCTGGGCGGCGAACTAAAGAGAGAAGGGGAGAGCGGCACGCGGCTGAGCGCCAAGTTTCCCATCCAGACCCCGAGTGCGCTGCCCAATTTGGGTAAAGTCAGGGCATGA
- a CDS encoding ABC transporter permease, with amino-acid sequence MTTSTASTARRSSSSLRPFLALARSEVTRLLRNRAYLVPALLLPILFFALWGLSNASGKLSGVNAGAYMLVSYAAYALISTALFGFGVAVAAERASGWWRQLRVAPVTPAMLFGAKISAALVMGLLSVTALLLFAGIVGHIWLSPGVVVGVLLRLLLGMIPFALLGLALGFLVGPDAAGGVANLISLPMLFASGIFIPLEVAPDFIKTIAPYLPAYHYGQLGWAALGAKPAGAEWIHWAWLIGYGAVFLLIALWAAGRNEVRR; translated from the coding sequence ATGACCACATCCACGGCCAGCACCGCCCGCCGCTCTTCTTCCAGCTTGCGCCCCTTCTTGGCTCTGGCCCGCAGCGAAGTCACCAGACTTCTGCGAAACCGCGCTTACCTCGTTCCGGCCTTGCTGCTCCCGATTCTCTTCTTTGCTTTGTGGGGACTGTCCAATGCCAGCGGCAAGCTCAGCGGCGTCAACGCAGGGGCGTACATGTTGGTGTCGTACGCCGCCTACGCGCTGATCAGCACCGCCCTGTTCGGCTTCGGTGTGGCCGTGGCCGCCGAGCGGGCCTCGGGGTGGTGGCGGCAGCTGCGGGTCGCTCCGGTGACGCCCGCCATGCTGTTTGGAGCCAAGATCAGCGCCGCGCTGGTGATGGGTCTCCTCAGTGTGACAGCGCTGCTGCTGTTTGCCGGAATTGTCGGCCACATCTGGCTGAGTCCGGGCGTGGTGGTGGGCGTGCTCTTAAGGCTGCTGCTGGGCATGATCCCGTTCGCGCTGCTGGGCCTAGCGCTGGGCTTTCTGGTCGGGCCGGACGCGGCGGGCGGCGTCGCCAACCTGATCTCGCTGCCGATGCTGTTTGCCTCCGGCATCTTCATTCCGCTGGAAGTGGCCCCCGACTTCATCAAGACCATTGCCCCGTATTTGCCCGCTTACCATTACGGCCAACTCGGCTGGGCAGCGCTTGGAGCCAAGCCCGCCGGTGCCGAGTGGATTCACTGGGCTTGGCTGATCGGCTACGGCGCAGTGTTCTTGCTGATCGCGCTGTGGGCTGCCGGGCGCAACGAAGTGCGGCGCTAA
- a CDS encoding ABC transporter ATP-binding protein, whose translation MNDIVCFEHLTQRFGTLTALSDLNLELRAGQLSALLGPNGAGKTTAIDLMLGLSSPTQGTVRVMGSDPRSTTTRAGVGAMLQDINVPAGLSVRELVALYAALYPSPMTVDKALTLSGLTEQAKQRVSGLSGGQKRRLSFALAVVGQPKLLLLDEPTVGMDVQSRNAFWQGIAELRSGGCTVLLTTHLLEEVDRAADRVILLNKGKLVADGTPSSIRERVGVSKVRFSSQLADEQLRALPGADTFTFAAEGRASFSSRTPELLVRAALDADPDLKHLEVSQASLEDAFLSLTSDSLTSPGAVSA comes from the coding sequence ATGAACGACATCGTCTGCTTCGAGCACCTGACCCAGCGCTTCGGCACGCTCACGGCCCTGTCCGATCTCAATCTGGAACTGAGAGCGGGCCAGCTCAGCGCCCTGCTCGGCCCCAACGGTGCGGGCAAGACCACCGCCATCGACTTGATGCTGGGCCTCAGCAGCCCCACGCAGGGCACGGTGCGCGTGATGGGCAGCGACCCGCGCAGCACCACGACCCGTGCAGGCGTCGGCGCGATGCTGCAAGACATCAACGTGCCCGCCGGACTGAGCGTGCGCGAGTTGGTGGCCCTCTACGCCGCGCTGTATCCGAGCCCGATGACCGTAGACAAAGCGCTGACCCTTTCCGGCCTAACCGAGCAGGCCAAGCAGCGGGTGAGTGGCTTGTCAGGCGGCCAAAAGCGGCGCTTGAGTTTTGCTTTGGCGGTGGTGGGCCAACCCAAGCTGTTGCTGCTGGACGAACCGACGGTGGGAATGGACGTTCAGAGTCGCAACGCCTTCTGGCAGGGCATTGCCGAGTTGCGAAGCGGCGGCTGCACGGTGCTGCTGACCACCCACCTCCTCGAAGAAGTCGACCGCGCCGCCGACCGCGTAATTTTGCTCAACAAAGGCAAGCTGGTGGCCGACGGCACACCCAGCAGCATCCGCGAGCGGGTGGGCGTCAGCAAAGTGCGCTTCAGCAGCCAGCTCGCGGACGAGCAACTCCGCGCCCTGCCGGGAGCCGACACCTTTACCTTTGCCGCCGAAGGCCGGGCCAGTTTCAGCAGCCGCACGCCGGAACTTCTGGTGCGTGCCGCGCTGGACGCCGACCCCGACTTGAAGCACCTTGAAGTCTCGCAGGCCAGTCTTGAAGACGCTTTCCTGAGCCTGACCAGCGACAGTTTGACAAGCCCAGGGGCGGTGAGCGCATGA